The proteins below come from a single Aegilops tauschii subsp. strangulata cultivar AL8/78 chromosome 6, Aet v6.0, whole genome shotgun sequence genomic window:
- the LOC123494426 gene encoding uncharacterized protein — MAADYLKPKDPNFSSVHPRIQKDRRAYPHLKDRIGALDGTHVRATIPAGDEVRYIGRSGSTTQNVLAICDFDMHFMYTSVGQPGSMHDTGVLYHAIEADKDTFPHPPKGKYYLVDAGYPNRPGYLAPYKGER, encoded by the exons ATGGCAGCAGATTACCTGAAACCTAAGGACCCAAACTTTAGTAGTGTGCACCCAAGGATTCAAAAGGATAGAAGGGCTTATCCACATCTTAAGGACCGCATCGGCGCACTAGATGGTACTCACGTCAGAGCTACCATTCCTGCTGGCGACGAAGTTAGATACATTGGAAGGTCAGGATCAACAACACAGAATGTTCTGGCAATATGTGATTTTGACATGCATTTCATGTACACTTCAGTTGGTCAACCCGGCTCTATGCATGATACCGGTGTCTTGTATCATGCAATTGAAGCTGACAAAGATACCTTCCCTCATCCTCCAAAGG GTAAGTACTATCTTGTGGACGCGGGCTATCCTAATAGACCTGGATATCTCGCACCTTACAAGGGGGAAAG
- the LOC141025735 gene encoding uncharacterized protein, with the protein MLQYADDTIIMVEGSDTDIANLKFLLLCFQQMSGLKINFDKSDVMVMGYSPAEALDIANRLNCRLGSFPTTYLGTPISDSQLTVADLRPTVAKLQTRMEPWQGRWLSKAARTILINSSLTSLLLFLMSFYSLHETLHHEIAKIQSRFFWAGDNNKQKYHMVSWTDICKPCEQGGLGIMCSKRMNITLLTRWLWHISQGHRGLWLDIIRNKYLRGQPLAFCQRSGGSQFWQSVVQLLPVLRIGTSIAVGSGTATLFWFDRWAGDSPFAARFPDLFSIAVAPLISVERALIDLGRLAFRRPFGPPEAAAGLQLLDCVALHEPAVDAGPDELWRPLSCPQDRDAITAFIADLRSMAVRLSPPPPEPD; encoded by the exons ATGCTCCAGTACGCCGATGACACCATCATCATGGTCGAGGGCTCGGACACGGACATCGCTAACCTCAAGTTCCTTCTTCTCTGCTTCCAACAAATGTCTGGCCTCAAGATCAACTTCGACAAGAGTGATGTGATGGTTATGGGCTACTCTCCGGCTGAAGCCCTTGACATCGCCAACCGCCTCAATTGCCGCCTCGGCTCCTTTCCCACGACTTACTTGGGAACCCCCATCAGTGACTCTCAGCTCACTGTCGCGGACTTGCGCCCCACGGTCGCCAAGTTACAAACGCGCATGGAGCCTTGGCAAGGCCGATGGCTGTCAAAGGCGGCTCGGACGATCCTCATTAATTCCTCCCTCACTAGCCTCCTCCTGTTTCTTATGAGCTTCTACAGCCTCCATGAGACCCTTCACCATGAGATCGCCAAAATTCAATCTCGTTTCTTCTGGGCGGGTGACAACAATAAGCAGAAATACCACATGGTTAGCTGGACGGACATCTGCAAGCCCTGTGAACAGGGAGGCCTCGGTATCATGTGCTCTAAACGCATGAACATCACCCTCCTCACCCGCTGGCTCTGGCACATTTCGCAAGGACACCGTGGTCTCTGGCTTGACATTATCCGGAACAAGTACCTGCGCGGACAGCCCCTCGCCTTCTGTCAGAGATCCGGCGGCTCCCAGTTTTGGCAATCGGTTGTCCAACTGCTTCCTGTCCTTCGCATCGGAACCTCCATCGCGGTTGGATCGGGTACAGCGACGCTGTTCTGGTTCGACCGGTGGGCGGGAGACTCCCCCTTTGCGGCCCGTTTCCCCGACCTCTTCTCCATTGCTGTCGCCCCCTTAATCTCCGTTGAGAGggcccttattgacttagggcgcCTCGCCTTCCGGAGGCCATTTGGGCCCCCGGAAGCCGCCGCGGGGCTTCAGCTGCTTGATTGCGTCGCTCTCCACGAGCCGGCGGTGGATGCGGGCCCGGACGAG CTTTGGCGGCCGCTTAGCTGCCCTCAGGACCGCGACGCCATCACCGCCTTCATCGCCGACCTTCGCTCGATGGCCGTCCGTCTGTCGCCGCCACCCCCGGAGCCGGATTAG
- the LOC109760458 gene encoding alpha/beta-gliadin A-III: MKTFLILALLAIVATTATTAVRVPVPQLQPQNPSQQQPQEQVPLVQQQQFPGQQQPFPPQQPYPQPQPFPSQQPYPQPQPFPSQLPYPQPQPFPPQQPYPQPQPQYPQPQQPISQQQAQQQQQQQQQQQQQQILQQQLIPCRDVVLQQHNIVHASSQVLQQSSYQLLQQLCCQQLWQIPEQSRCQAIHNVVHAIILHQQQQQQQQQQQQPSRQVSYQQPQQQYLSGQGSFEPSQQNPQAQGSVQPQQLPQFEEIRNLALQTLPATCNVYIPPYCSTTIAPFGIFGTN, from the coding sequence ATGAAGACTTTTCTCATCCTTGCCCTCCTTGCTATTGTGGCGACCACTGCCACAACTGCAGTTAGAGTTCCAGTGCCACAATTGCAGCCGCAAAATCCATCTCAGCAACAACCACAAGAGCAAGTTCCATTGGTGCAACAACAACAATTTCCAGGGCAGCAACAACCATTTCCACCACAACAGCCATATCCGCAGCCGCAACCATTTCCATCACAACAACCATATCCGCAGCCGCAACCATTTCCGTCACAACTACCATATCCGCAGCCGCAACCATTTCCACCACAACAACCCTATCCACAACCGCAACCACAGTATCCGCAACCACAACAACCAATTTCGCAGCAACAagcacaacaacaacaacaacaacaacaacaacaacaacaacaacaaattCTGCAACAACAACTGATTCCATGCAGGGATGTCGTCTTGCAACAACACAACATAGTGCATGCAAGCTCACAAGTATTGCAACAAAGTAGTTACCAACTGTTGCAACAATTATGTTGTCAGCAGCTGTGGCAGATCCCCGAGCAGTCGCGGTGCCAAGCCATCCACAATGTCGTTCATGCTATTATTCTgcatcaacaacaacaacaacaacaacaacaacaacaacaaccatcGAGACAGGTTTCCTACCAGCAGCCTCAGCAACAATATCTATCAGGCCAGGGCTCCTTCGAGCCATCTCAGCAAAACCCACAGGCCCAGGGCTCTGTCCAGCCTCAACAACTGCCCCAGTTCGAGGAAATAAGGAACCTAGCGCTGCAGACGCTACCAGCAACCTGCAATGTCTACATCCCTCCATATTGCTCGACCACCATTGCGCCATTTGGCATCTTCGGTACTAACTGA